A segment of the Arachis hypogaea cultivar Tifrunner chromosome 5, arahy.Tifrunner.gnm2.J5K5, whole genome shotgun sequence genome:
TTGCAGgaaattcatgtggaggcaggtgataacgcGATTCAGGATACCAGAAGTCGTCATCTCAGACAACGGCACGCAGTTTACTGACAAGAAGTTCACGGAATTTCTCAACGGCTTGGGTATAAGGCAAAAGTTCTCTTCGGTAGaacaccctcagacaaacggacAGGTAGAGTCCGCCAACAAGGTCATCCTTTCGGGGCTAAAAAAGAGGTTGGACAATAAAAAAGGGCGCTTGGGCCGACGAACTCGCAGcggtcctctggtcctaccgaACAACCGAACAGTCCTCCACTAAGGAAACTCCTTTCCGACTAACGTACGGGGTAGACGCAGTAATACCCGTAGAAATCGGTGAGCCGAGCCCGCGGTTGCTTTTGAAAGGAGTGGAGGAAGCCATAGAAAAAGACCTGATAGATGAAACCAGGGAAATGGCCCATCTGACAGAAACGGCGATAAAACAGAGAATGGCTCtgcgctacaacaccaaagtgATCAAGAGGGAATTTGAGCCAAACGACCTCGTCTTGAGGCGAAATGATATTGGCCTACCGACCCCCGGAGAAGGCAAGCTGGCGGCgaactgggaaggcccctacagaatCAAAAAAGTGATGGGAAAAGGAGCATTCAAGTTGGAAAGGCTTGACGGCAAAGAAGTCCCGAGAACATGGAACGCGGACAACCTAAGAAGATTCTACTCCTAGAGAATGGCCCGACAAGCCGACCAGGCTAGCTAAGTAGTTAATTTGCAAATTTAACTTTTGAACTTCTCATAGCGACTTACGAGTCCTTTATACGATTACCGAATAAGATATACTTGTGCAAATTTTCTCTCCTGTTTTGTCACTCAATTTTCCAGATAGACCACCCCATCACAACCAACGACGACGCACGTcaccgggactgatcaccccgggaaccaGTCAATCACCATCGTAACGACTACGCGAGATACCATGGGCCATGGATATAAGTGACGACAATAAACCAAAAACGGTTAATAGAAACGGAAACACGACAACTCGAGCAAACGATTAAAACGGTCATTGATCACAAGCCAAAATAAAACGGCTAAAATCAAATTGTTCACAAGccaaaaacggaaaaaactaaaattgttcacAAAGTCAAAACAAAACGGCTAGACAAAAACTCTAGACAGAAGATTCATTTCTTGAGGGCGTCGACGACTTTGCCATCCTGAACAACTTTGAGAACTCCGATCGCCGACGTATCAAACTCGGGAGCAATGACCTTGACCTGAGCTTTAAGAGCCTCCTCGGTCGCCAAAATTGCACCCTTCCCCTGCTTCACGACATCTTTGTACTTAGCCTTCCACGTTGCTAATTCGGCCTCCACGGCCTTCTTTTCCTTTTCCACCTCGGCCACCCGTTTCTGCGCCGCGCCGACCTGGCCCTCCAAAGCCATCTCACGTTCGACAAAACGAGAAACCGTGGCGTCCGAGTCCTCTAACTTCTTCTCAACAGTGGCAGTCTTTTTCTCGGCAGCAGTGGCCTTCTTTTCGGCGGCATCAAGTTTTTCATTTGATTGAGTCAACTGCTCCCGGAGAGTCTCGACTTCATTTTTTAGCTCATTGTTAGCCTTCCCACTAGCTTCCAACCGCCTGCGGAGGGACTCCATCCCGGACAGCTCAAACTCGGCCTTCCGGGCTATCACGGCACCCCGCAGAAGGGTtcggtacatccacctcgcctgcccggcAAGGGAAGACTCATGAAAGTACTCCTCAGTACCAGGGATCAGCTGGGAATCTATGAAGTTCCCAGCATCAAAATTTCTCTCCATGACGGTAAGGACCCCCTCGGGACTGGAGgacatcttcctcttcctcttgggGTTAGGAACCTCCTCTAAGCCATCATCGGTTTCAGGGGCAGACGTCGAACCCCCGGTGCCTACCACTTCACGGAAGGGAGAGGCATGGACCGTTTTCTCGCCCTCGACCTGGGCAGCTTGGGTCGAGGTCCCGGTCCCGTCAACCGCGGCCTCCTGCCCTGAAGTAGTTTTGTCTTCCGGAGGAATTGCAGACTTCTCAGTGGCAGATTTTTCGTTATCCCCTTCGTCATCACTGGCGCAGAGGAAAGTTTGGAACAAGTTGGGAAGACCAGTCACCGACGCAGACATCTCCactgcagaaaagtaaagaaggtCGGTTAATCACCGTAGAATATCAATAAAAGTAAAAAGGTAAAGGGTGAAGTACAAGTTTCTCACAAATATAATTACGACCGGACTCCCGGTCACCCATAAGAAGGTGGGGATTCACTAGGTTCTTCCCAAAGACTGCCACCAACACTTCGGCAATCTGCCTATCCACCGCCGACATGCCGTTATAGGTTACCTTAATGAAGGTATTGGACCCTGCCCCGAAACTCCAATAGGTCGGGATGAGCCGTACTCCCTCCAACGACAACCAAAAGGGGTGACGACCTTTAACAGGGCGGACCTTGAAATATTTGTCCTTAAACCCGTGGTAGGAATcttcaaacaaaccaaaaatcctccgaccttgggcagaccggaaggacatgaaccccttTTTGTGTTTCCCCTCCTTGGAAGGGTTTGTGAgggtgaaaaagaagaggaaaacatCTACAGACACCGGCAGTTCGAGgtattcacaaaccatctcgaaatAGCGGATCGaggcccaactgttcggatgcaactgCGACGGCGACACGGAAATTCGACTTAAAAGCGCCATTTGAAAGGCTGAGAACGGGATACGAATGCCAACTTGGGTGAACATGGACTTGtagaaccaaatccagtcggcgACTCGGGGGTGGTGGAAGTTGATTTCATACAATCGCTCGTGAGGAGCCGGGACGAAAACGTCATAATTGGCTTCCTCGTCGGTCCCTCCACACAAGTACCCGGCTTGTCGGAACTCGGTAAGCTCCTCCTCGCCCATTTGGTTAGGCGAATCCTTCAAGTCGGAAACGACCCAAGCATAGGGATCGTACGCCGCGGGGTTAACGGAAGCCCGGGAAACCGTGCGAGCCATACCTACATGGGGGGACCATCCAGTCAGTCTAAGAGATCGGTTGCTCAGGCCGAATACAGACACTACCCCCCACGACTTCCCGACTAAGGCCAATTGAGACTAAATCACGAAAAGAACAATAAAagcctaccctggaatggtactTCCCCCCTAACACATCTAGTCGCAAAAGAAAAGCTACACAACAACAGcaaaaataatgcataaaagaGAGTGTGATTCGAAAGTTACCTGAATTAGTGAAAGAATGACGGAGCAGCGTTAAGGAAAGATACGAAGGGAGAGGCGCACAAACGGCACCGCAAAGAGATGATGAAATTTGGGAGCAAGAAGATGGCAGAAAAAGGAAGATGCAAAGAAAGAAAGGAGCGCTCAAACTGGCCCGTTTAAAAACTACCCCAGGAAGCGCGAAACGTCTGAGGGCAGAATGGTCTTTTCAACAAGGGTTTTTTACCCCATTATGAGCACTTAATGTTCGGCACTGGGAACGATGCGACGAAACGGTTGCTTGTGCAATCAAAAGACACGCGCGATGAGGGCATATCCTTATCACGAGCGGCCGACCTGACAAGAACAGACGAGATACGAGACGACACGCCATTGATAGCTCCCACGACTACCACtggcgcgtgggggcactgttacggcctggcccgaGATCCCcgcgggtcaacccgacccgagCTCCACCCGGCCCGGTCACGCGGTCTtcaaccgacccggacacgcgtcccgtacggctcACACGTAGCTATAGGACAGCGTCCTTGGGGATATGGGCCTGACCCCCTGAgggggcccactactgacatgtatataaggggaagattggctcttcccccgaggtacgtcataTCCTTTCACCTCATTATTCTGCCCGCCTGCACAtcgctgacttgagcgtcggagtgtctttgcaggtggcacccccccttaTCCTCTCTCTAGGACAAGTGCTCGACTACTCGGCCAACCCGCAACCTGTGCGACCAAAACCAAGGCGTCCTCACCCCTTCACCAGCTCACCCGATCTGTCCGGGAACCGACAACCGAACATTATATTATGGTGGTTatggtattttaaaaaatattataaaaaaactaTGACTAAAATCTAAAAAAGTATAATTGTATAATAACCATCATAATCATCGTAAACATAACTATACTAAATTCTACCCTTATATATAAAACGTATACACTCCACTACGTGCATGTGCCTGACTTGGTCCTTAAGTAACAGAATTGGTTAATTCTCTTCTATGATTAACACTAGTcccaacacaaaaaaaaaaggaaaaaaaatacttATGATGATCGAAGTTGCTGTGATCTTGAATTTGTCTCGAAATCTTTCCAACAAAAGGAACCGGCTTTGATTGCAGCATACCAGCCCTTTCCAACAAATCTCGAAAGTATTTAGGTTGAATAATACGCAATAATTCATGATTAGAAAGACGATTGATTTCTAAACCAAGGAAATAGTTGACACTGTCCAAATCCTTTAAAGCAATAAGAGAGTGAAATTGAGAGATTAGTGTGAAATATCATTATTATTGTCACTAGTAACGAGTGTATTATCAacatatactaaaataaaaatagctaAAATTAGATTTAAAGCGAGTAAAGAGTGAATTAAGGATCTGTGTGAGTGCTACGAAAATCAAAACTAAGTAAAAAATAGCTTATTAAATTAGCCATTAAGCTATCTATTTTTTAAGCCTTTTGGAATTGAACTTTGTAAGGTACATCAACGAGGGCTAGACGCTTGTTCCCATTTTGATCCTCATATACTCCAATATCCCTACATTGAACCTTGCAATACTCACAAAAACTTGGGCAATAAACTATTTTATAATCTTTTTCATACTTCTCTATCTTGAACCACTTTTTTATGCTTCTCCAACTAGGGTTTCCAACACTACCCCCACTAGTCACAAACCACTTCCTCGTTGACCTATCAAACATTCCAATCTCCCACACCCTTGAATATCTCTTATTACAACAATAACTTGTTTGGACCCATGATGAAGAAAACTTAATGTTGAGATCCCTTGACACATGAACAAAACCTCTCTTGTTTGGTTTAATGGATGAAAAAGAAAATGGTTGCCCATGGTTCATTATTCCATCCACAACCCCAAAAAAAAGAGTAGGGCACACCGCATCCGCATTGAAAGTGCAATTTAAAATCATGGTGCCAattgaaaatttattattagtagctTGGACAGGGATAATGTAGTAATTTTCACCTTCTCTGAGCTTGTTCCCTAATGTGTCAAGAACTTGGTTAGGTGAATCATCATCATATCCTCCAAAAAATATTTGTCTTGTGCATAAGGCAAAGAGTGAGAGAAGTGCTTGTAATGTGATCTTCATTGAACACtaatcacaaattcacaatttcACAAACCTATATATGAAGttgatttaatttatatatgcTAAAGTATATATAATACCTTGTACCTCATTACCCACCGTGATCAAAGTACACACTTTTATTGACTAAGAAACTAAAATTAGGATGTTATAAATGTTTAATTACTATGGTCAGAATCGGTTGTTTTTGAAGGCATCAACTGAAATAATGGTTGACTGATGATGGCTTTCTTTGTCTAATTAACTCACCCtcccattgttttgtaggtaaaGTCAACATGAAGGTGTTGTATTATTTCAACTAATTAAGAAGATGCTTGAGAACcgtattgtttattttttaaaacaaggGATGGATTTGTTAGGTAACTTTTTTTATACAAGAATATGGCTACTTTGATCTAATTAAAAGATTAAACTATTATTTATACATATCAAAGTATCTCACCGTTATTCTAAACATTCATTTATAGAAATAATAgctaattctaattaattaaaatttttaaaatttgttcacaagtttttaatttaaatgttaaaaattaatttaaaaataaactattttattaaaagaacACGTTACAATTTGTTAGTCACACTACAAATTTTTTAGGGTAATATAGTAATAtcgataaacaaaatttaaattatgttagattctatttttggtTGCATTGTCTTCAATATTCCTTAATtcaataaattaaagattaatttattataaatctaAATTTCATTTAATAGACAAGTAAATTGATCAGCTGAAATTTGAATTCGGGTGTAGCTTGAAAGAGACGTATAAAAATGTCAGTGTGTTAGGCCTTTGCTGCCAACCAAACTAAAGGGTAAGAATATAAGATCAAGCTAAGTCTAAAAATTGAAGCCCAGTCTCTCTAACTAAATTTTTGGGCATGCTACACTGTTTAATTAATTACGGtctcttaataatttttttaaaaagaaaaaaaggaacaaTTTATTTGGCTAATCTAGTAAATGATGATTCATTTACTAAAAATGCATATACAGTACATAGTACTGGCTTATAATTCtagtagtaataattaataataatgataCTGAACATAATCACCAACACATCTAATAATtcgtatataaaaatttaaaaatagccgAAAACTATGTAACATTACGGGAAACAgatttgtattatttatttattaattcatAAAGTTATTATTACAAGGAACCCTACATGAGGgtcctcatatatatatataaacattattATTGAACAAACATCATTACAGTATATAAAGAAATTACATTCACTTATTattcttatttatatatataagtagGACTTTTAATTTGTTCATGCTTTTTGGAATTGGACTTTGAGTGGAACATGAGTGAGAGCCAAACGCTTATTCCCATTGCGATCAACAACCACACCAACATTCTGGCATAGATGCTTGTGAGGCAAGAAACTTGGACAATGCACCAACTTATAAGCCCCATCATACTCCTCAATCTTAAACCAATTGTACATGGTTTTCCAATCCGGGTTCCCAACAGCGCCACCGGTTGTGACGAACCATTGTGGCGCCTTAGAGCCAACAAATTCAAGTGTCCACATCGTAGAATGGTGTGGACAACTTGTTCTAGCGGCGAATTTGATGTTGAGATCAGTGTCGACTCGAATAACGCCTTTTTTAGGGTTAATTGGTGTGAATGATAGTGGTAAACGACCATGATATCTATCATTCACAAGAATAACATCAAGAGGGCATGTTTGGCCAATGCTGGTGAGACCTAGGCCTCCACTAGTTAAACATTTTGTGGGTTGTGGCCAATAAGGGACAATATAGTAATTTGAATCAGCTCTTAGGATTTTGGCTGAAGTGTCAAGAACTTCTGGAGGTGAAGCATTATTAGATGCTCCAAGAAGTGGTGGTTGTGAGCTCAAGGCTATGAGAAGGGCTAGTGCAAATAGTGtgatcttcattgttgttgattaTTTAGGAATTATTAGTAATCTAATTTGTGTTGTGAGATGGTTGGAGTTGAAGATGATGATCCATTTATAGATGCTAATACGGTTCTAATCTGTGGGGTTTTCATACAACTTATTATGTATGAACAATGATTTAGGTCAATGGTTTGAAACAATACTATTGGCCTTTTAATTTGAGGTTATTATTGCTTGTAATTTATCATGTTCTTCCATATATTCAACTCTTGATGTTCTTGTACTTTGTTATCAAATCaagtagctatatatatatatatatatatatatatatatatatatatatatatatatatatatatatatatatatatatatatatatatatatttccgtTTTTGGGGGGTCAAAACTCAGAAGCTCTATGTATGTAAATCTCTCTAagttctattatatatttttagttgCATAATATAATAGATACTAGATATGGGGATCCTTAAGCTGAAACGGGCTTTGGTATTTGAACAATAGGAACCAGTTTTTGATAGAATAATTCATTGGTTCATGCATCTAATCGTTTATTTGCTGGGGCTTAATTACTATGTGACTACTATGTATgttgttttcttcttttgttgCAAATAATTGAGTTACTAATGGACTACTATATAGTAATGCTATGTAGGGAATAATAGGTTAATTAGTAATAAAGAAATCTCTTCAATATATATTACACttgatattaattttaaaatgtcaTGATCAGCATTATTATCTCTATCTTCTTATTCCGCGCGCCCGGTCTCACAAGTCACAACCACAAAGCTCTTTCTGCATACATTTGCCTTTTGTTTCTCATATTCATGAGTTCGTAACTAAGTAATTCTTCTGAATCAATGATATAATAATatcatttattaataaataaactaaatttgAGTTTTGTTATATTAGATTTCATAATTTCTTATCCGGATATACTTTATCAAAGATTTTATGCGCACTAAATCCTAGTTAATCATCGAAAAGGACAAGCAAAATATACTAATGTTGGGTCATCGTGGCAGTTCTCGAttatagataaaatttaaaaaaaaaaacgagtaaaaaaaaaataagatgaatttacattaaaattaaaaaaaaacaagtaaaaCAATATAAGATGAATTTTCTTTAATGTAAGACTAAATTTTCATACTTactatttaactaaattttcatacTTACtatttaactataaaaaaataactgCTAGTCTAATATCTATTTATCTATTATTTAAAGAGGATATGAGAATAATTTAgcgtctaattttttttaaatatcttttattaagtataatttattaaaaaaaattatttcattatTTCAATGTCTTAATAAATCCAAAACTTTTTACCTAAGTTATAAAcaacttattattttttaacatatatttaatatataaaaaatggaTCAATAGACATGTTTTAACATACCTATTGATACacgaatttttttg
Coding sequences within it:
- the LOC112799752 gene encoding miraculin-like, whose protein sequence is MKITLFALALLIALSSQPPLLGASNNASPPEVLDTSAKILRADSNYYIVPYWPQPTKCLTSGGLGLTSIGQTCPLDVILVNDRYHGRLPLSFTPINPKKGVIRVDTDLNIKFAARTSCPHHSTMWTLEFVGSKAPQWFVTTGGAVGNPDWKTMYNWFKIEEYDGAYKLVHCPSFLPHKHLCQNVGVVVDRNGNKRLALTHVPLKVQFQKA